In the genome of Neofelis nebulosa isolate mNeoNeb1 chromosome 6, mNeoNeb1.pri, whole genome shotgun sequence, one region contains:
- the ZSCAN9 gene encoding zinc finger and SCAN domain-containing protein 9 isoform X1, which yields MNTDSKEVLPMDVHGPEAWEELTVKVETESRLQMQESRLKRSSPLAREVFRTRFRQLCYQETPGPREALTQLRELCRQWLRPHASTKEQILELLVLEQFLTILPKELQAWVQEHCPESGEEAVILLEDLEKELDEPQLEMVAYGQGREVCSGETVPLGEQTSLSLQSQPEEPQLPRDTAQESHPTGETDTFLLSTPVVLPQLKGAGEPWSDNRGALQGARSDGTSMAEDREVVPRKDCPKIAESRGEVLSAQTWEEARGGPGPGPGWAEGRRGGPPGRGWHTCDECGKTFAQNSGLTRHRRVHTGERPYACGECGKAFSRSSGLFNHRGIHDAHRRYRCRECGKAFSQSAGLIQHQRSHRPERPHRCAQCGKSYGRRSFLLEHERSHTGERPHRCARCGKDFTRQCNLIRHQKTHAATGPR from the exons ATGAATACAGACTCAAAGGAGGTTTTGCCCATGGATGTACATGGTCCTGAGGCTTGGGAAGAACTGACCGTGAAGGTGGAGACGGAAAGTCGCCTCCAGATGCAGGAATCCAGACTGAAACGTAGCAGTCCCCTGGCGAGGGAAGTCTTCCGAACGCGCTTTCGACAGCTGTGTTACCAGGAAACTCCTGGACCCAGGGAGGCTCTCACCCAGCTCCGCGAGCTGTGCCGCCAGTGGTTGAGGCCTCATGCCAGCACGAAGGAGCAGATCCTGGAGCTGCTGGTGCTGGAGCAGTTCCTGACCATCCTGCCCAAGGAGCTCCAGGCCTGGGTGCAGGAGCACTGTCCAGAGAGCGGGGAAGAGGCTGTGATTCTGCTGGAGGATCTGGAGAAGGAGCTCGATGAACCACAACTTGAG ATGGTAGCCTACGGACAGGGACGAGAAGTCTGCTCTGGAGAGACGGTGCCTCTAGGCGAGCAGACATCACTGAGCCTTCAGTCCCAGCCCGAGGAGCCCCAGCTCCCGCGTGACACTGCCCAAGAGTCCCACCCTACTGGAGAGACAG acACATTTCTGTTGTCCACACCTGTTGTCCTCCCCCAGCTAAAAGGAGCAGGAGAACCGTGGTCTGACAACAGAGGAGCCCTACAAGGCGCCCGTTCTG ATGGAACGAGCATGGCTGAGGACAGAGAAGTGGTGCCGAGGAAAGACTGTCCTAAGATAGCGGAGTCCCGCGGGGAAGTCCTTTCTGCACAGACCTGGGAGGAGGCACGCGGGGGTCCCGGGCCTGGACCCGGCTGGGCAGAGGGGCGCCGGGGCGGCCCCCCCGGGCGGGGATGGCACACATGTGACGAGTGCGGCAAGACCTTTGCCCAGAATTCGGGCCTCACCCGCCACCGCAGGGTGCACACGGGCGAGAGGCCCTACGCGTGCGGCGAGTGCGGGAAGGCGTTCAGCCGCAGCTCGGGGCTGTTCAATCACCGCGGCATCCACGACGCGCACCGGCGGTACCGCTGCCGGGAGTGCGGGAAGGCCTTCAGCCAGAGCGCCGGCCTCATCCAGCACCAGCGCAGCCACCGGCCGGAGCGGCCGCACCGCTGCGCCCAGTGCGGGAAGAGCTACGGCCGGCGCTCCTTCCTCCTGGAGCACGAGCGCAGCCACACGGGGGAGAGGCCGCACCGCTGCGCCCGCTGCGGGAAGGACTTCACCCGCCAGTGCAACCTCATCCGCCACCAGAAGACTCACGCGGCCACGGGGCCGCGGTGA
- the ZSCAN9 gene encoding zinc finger and SCAN domain-containing protein 9 isoform X2 yields MNTDSKEVLPMDVHGPEAWEELTVKVETESRLQMQESRLKRSSPLAREVFRTRFRQLCYQETPGPREALTQLRELCRQWLRPHASTKEQILELLVLEQFLTILPKELQAWVQEHCPESGEEAVILLEDLEKELDEPQLEMVAYGQGREVCSGETVPLGEQTSLSLQSQPEEPQLPRDTAQESHPTGETDGTSMAEDREVVPRKDCPKIAESRGEVLSAQTWEEARGGPGPGPGWAEGRRGGPPGRGWHTCDECGKTFAQNSGLTRHRRVHTGERPYACGECGKAFSRSSGLFNHRGIHDAHRRYRCRECGKAFSQSAGLIQHQRSHRPERPHRCAQCGKSYGRRSFLLEHERSHTGERPHRCARCGKDFTRQCNLIRHQKTHAATGPR; encoded by the exons ATGAATACAGACTCAAAGGAGGTTTTGCCCATGGATGTACATGGTCCTGAGGCTTGGGAAGAACTGACCGTGAAGGTGGAGACGGAAAGTCGCCTCCAGATGCAGGAATCCAGACTGAAACGTAGCAGTCCCCTGGCGAGGGAAGTCTTCCGAACGCGCTTTCGACAGCTGTGTTACCAGGAAACTCCTGGACCCAGGGAGGCTCTCACCCAGCTCCGCGAGCTGTGCCGCCAGTGGTTGAGGCCTCATGCCAGCACGAAGGAGCAGATCCTGGAGCTGCTGGTGCTGGAGCAGTTCCTGACCATCCTGCCCAAGGAGCTCCAGGCCTGGGTGCAGGAGCACTGTCCAGAGAGCGGGGAAGAGGCTGTGATTCTGCTGGAGGATCTGGAGAAGGAGCTCGATGAACCACAACTTGAG ATGGTAGCCTACGGACAGGGACGAGAAGTCTGCTCTGGAGAGACGGTGCCTCTAGGCGAGCAGACATCACTGAGCCTTCAGTCCCAGCCCGAGGAGCCCCAGCTCCCGCGTGACACTGCCCAAGAGTCCCACCCTACTGGAGAGACAG ATGGAACGAGCATGGCTGAGGACAGAGAAGTGGTGCCGAGGAAAGACTGTCCTAAGATAGCGGAGTCCCGCGGGGAAGTCCTTTCTGCACAGACCTGGGAGGAGGCACGCGGGGGTCCCGGGCCTGGACCCGGCTGGGCAGAGGGGCGCCGGGGCGGCCCCCCCGGGCGGGGATGGCACACATGTGACGAGTGCGGCAAGACCTTTGCCCAGAATTCGGGCCTCACCCGCCACCGCAGGGTGCACACGGGCGAGAGGCCCTACGCGTGCGGCGAGTGCGGGAAGGCGTTCAGCCGCAGCTCGGGGCTGTTCAATCACCGCGGCATCCACGACGCGCACCGGCGGTACCGCTGCCGGGAGTGCGGGAAGGCCTTCAGCCAGAGCGCCGGCCTCATCCAGCACCAGCGCAGCCACCGGCCGGAGCGGCCGCACCGCTGCGCCCAGTGCGGGAAGAGCTACGGCCGGCGCTCCTTCCTCCTGGAGCACGAGCGCAGCCACACGGGGGAGAGGCCGCACCGCTGCGCCCGCTGCGGGAAGGACTTCACCCGCCAGTGCAACCTCATCCGCCACCAGAAGACTCACGCGGCCACGGGGCCGCGGTGA